Sequence from the Myxococcota bacterium genome:
TTCACGCGCGCCGGGCCGGAGACCTGGGATGCGGTCGTCGACCTGAATCTCCGGGCGACCGCCGACTGCACGCGCGCGGTGGTCTCGGACATGAAGGAGCGACGCTTCGGGCGGATCGTCCACACCGCGTCCGAGCAGGCGTACGCCGGCGGCTTCGGCTTCTCCGACTATGCGGCGGCGAAAGCCGGGATCATCGGCTTCACGCGAGCTCTCGCCCGCGAGCTCGCGCCGTTCGGCATCACCGTCAACACGGTCTGCCCGGGCGTCACCCGCACCCCGGCACTCGAGCAGTTCGACCCTCAGGAGACCGCGGCGGCGCTCGAGGCGATGCCGATGAAGAAGTTCTGCGAAGCGTCGGACATCGCCCACGTCGTGTCCTTCTTCGCCGACCCCGCTTCCTGGCACATCACCGGGACCCACCTGATGGCGACAGCCGGTCGTACGATCATCTGACACGAGGAACCAACCGGATGGATTCGAAGCTCTTCTTCCACACCGCGCTCGTCGCCTGGCTCGCGAGCCTTTCACTCGGATGCGTCGGGCACAAATCGGTCCATGCCGAATTGGTGATCCCGGCGACACCCGACCGGGTTTGGGCCGTGATCACCGACGGGCCGTCCTACGGCGAGTGGAATCCGATCCTCGTCTCCGCGAAGGGCGAGTTCGTCGAGGGTGGAACCATCCTCTACGAAATGAAGAACCCGGAGGGCGAGATCTACGAGGTCGATCCGATCATCCGAAAGCTCGTTCCCGAACGCGAACTCAACCAGTTCGGCGGGACGCGCGGTGTCCTCACCTTCGACCACACCTGGCGTGTCGAGCCGGTCGAAGACGGATCGAAGGTGACACAGCACGAGGAGTACCGAGGCATCGGCGTCTTCTTCTGGGATCCCGCCTGGGTCGAGGACGCCTACGAAGAGGGCCTCGTCAATCTCCGGGAGCGCCTCGAGAATCCGTGATGTCCACGAAGTGGATCGAACAGATCCGTGTGCGCTCTTCCGAGAGCACGCTCAAGAGTGCGATCCCGGCGCTCCGAAAGCGGGTGGACGAGATCGCGCAGCGCGTGCCCGACGCCGAGCCCCTGATCCTGCAGCACGGACTCTACGAGGGCGACCTCTCCGTGGTCGTGATCTGGCGGAACGCGAAGCGCGCGGAGAA
This genomic interval carries:
- a CDS encoding SDR family NAD(P)-dependent oxidoreductase, whose amino-acid sequence is MNAETRPTLEGKTAVVTGAAGGIGRASAVRLAQDGADVAILDIDRAGLEETAQKVEATGRRCVTVTVDLLDRSAITAAFEQVRQELGPVDVLHNNAGGSARGETRSFTRAGPETWDAVVDLNLRATADCTRAVVSDMKERRFGRIVHTASEQAYAGGFGFSDYAAAKAGIIGFTRALARELAPFGITVNTVCPGVTRTPALEQFDPQETAAALEAMPMKKFCEASDIAHVVSFFADPASWHITGTHLMATAGRTII
- a CDS encoding SRPBCC domain-containing protein — protein: MDSKLFFHTALVAWLASLSLGCVGHKSVHAELVIPATPDRVWAVITDGPSYGEWNPILVSAKGEFVEGGTILYEMKNPEGEIYEVDPIIRKLVPERELNQFGGTRGVLTFDHTWRVEPVEDGSKVTQHEEYRGIGVFFWDPAWVEDAYEEGLVNLRERLENP